Proteins encoded in a region of the Vicia villosa cultivar HV-30 ecotype Madison, WI linkage group LG5, Vvil1.0, whole genome shotgun sequence genome:
- the LOC131606955 gene encoding probable histone H2B.1 yields the protein MALKGEKKIAEKKPAEEKKTTVAEKAPAEKKPKAGKKLPKESGAAAGDKKKKRNKKSVETYKIYIFKVLKQVHPDIGISSKAMGIMNSFINDIFEKLAAESSRLARYNKKPTITSREIQTAVRLVLPGELAKHAVSEGTKAVTKFTSA from the coding sequence ATGGCCCTAAAAGGAGAGAAGAAGATAGCCGAGAAGAAACCCGCAGAGGAGAAGAAGACGACGGTAGCCGAGAAAGCTCCGGCGGAGAAGAAGCCAAAGGCCGGCAAGAAGCTCCCAAAGGAAAGCGGTGCCGCTGCCGgagacaagaagaagaagagaaacaagAAGAGCGTTGAGACATACAAGATCTACATCTTCAAAGTTCTGAAGCAAGTTCACCCAGACATTGGTATCTCAAGCAAGGCCATGGGAATCATGAACAGTTTCATCAACGATATCTTCGAGAAGCTTGCTGCGGAGTCTTCTAGACTCGCGAGGTACAACAAGAAGCCGACGATAACTTCGAGGGAAATTCAGACCGCGGTCAGGCTTGTGCTGCCCGGGGAATTGGCGAAACATGCGGTTTCTGAGGGTACCAAGGCTGTAACTAAGTTCACTAGTGCTTAA
- the LOC131601922 gene encoding pentatricopeptide repeat-containing protein At2g27800, mitochondrial-like yields MLSFGRNCLKICSHFKRNSSNENLCLGFFPELFLLNDSIGKNSNKIMHYPFQTTYNHVLFPLISFNSHYYSTRAPSRSYRRRVRNRFLKANKPVLDQAQFQFAQSQLLPRFTPEELCNVIAGQRDPLVCLELFHWASHQPRFRHDLSTFHVTIKKLGDAKMYQEMDDVVNQLLAVRSIGSESLFNMIIYYFTEARKLTKAVNVFKHMKSSRNPNFSFRPSIKTYNILFGALLSRGYNTDINLVYMETMRCLFRQMVNDMIEPDIFSLNSMIKGYVLSLHVNDALRIFHQMGVVYDCEPNSLTYDYLIHGLCAKGRTENAKELYHEMKTKGFTPNSKSYNSLVSSLALVGEIEDAVNYLWEMIEKQRSVDFITYRTVLDEICRRGKVQEAMRFLEELQEKDLVDGHTYRKLLYVLEDDYGNSEDRID; encoded by the coding sequence ATGTTATCTTTTGGTAGAAATTGCTTGAAAATTTGTAGCCACTTCAAAAGAAATAGCTCAAATGAAAATCTATGTTTAGGGTTTTTTCCTGAGCTATTTCTTCTCAATGATTCAATTGGGAAAAATTCAAACAAGATAATGCATTATCCCTTCCAAACCACTTATAATCATGTTTTGTTTCCACTTATTAGCTTTAATTCTCATTATTATTCAACTAGAGCTCCTTCAAGGTCTTACCGAAGAAGAGTTCGAAATCGGTTTTTGAAAGCAAATAAGCCTGTTTTAGACCAAGCACAGTTTCAGTTTGCACAGTCTCAGCTTCTCCCGAGGTTCACTCCTGAAGAATTATGCAATGTTATCGCTGGTCAACGCGATCCGTTAGTTTGTTTAGAGCTTTTTCATTGGGCGTCTCACCAGCCGAGGTTTCGGCATGATTTGTCGACGTTTCATGTCACTATAAAGAAGCTGGGTGATGCGAAAATGTATCAGGAAATGGATGATGTTGTGAACCAGTTGCTCGCGGTTCGTTCTATTGGTTCGGAATCGTTGTTTAATATGATAATTTATTATTTCACTGAGGCGCGGAAGTTGACGAAAGCTGTTAATGTGTTTAAGCACATGAAGAGTAGTAGGAACCCGAATTTTAGCTTTAGGCCTTCGATTAAAACGTATAATATTCTATTTGGTGCACTTTTGAGCAGAGGGTACAATACTGATATAAACCTTGTGTATATGGAGACTATGAGATGTTTGTTCAGGCAAATGGTGAACGATATGATAGAACCTGATATTTTTTCGTTAAATTCTATGATAAAAGGTTATGTGCTTTCTCTTCATGTTAACGATGCGTTGAGGATATTTCATCAGATGGGCGTTGTTTATGATTGCGAACCCAATTCTTTAACTTACGATTACTTGATTCATGGGTTGTGTGCCAAAGGAAGAACAGAGAATGCCAAGGAATTGTATCATGAAATGAAGACCAAAGGTTTCACCCCGAATAGTAAATCTTATAATTCGCTTGTCAGTTCTTTGGCACTCGTCGGAGAGATCGAGGATGCAGTAAATTATCTATGGGAGATGATTGAAAAGCAGAGATCAGTTGATTTTATTACATACAGAACTGTACTGGATGAAATATGTAGACGCGGAAAGGTTCAAGAGGCCATGAGATTTCTGGAGGAGTTGCAAGAAAAGGACCTCGTAGATGGACATACTTACAGGAAGCTTCTTTATGTGCTTGAAGATGATTATGGGAATTCAGAAGACAGAATTGATTAA